One stretch of Bacteroidales bacterium DNA includes these proteins:
- a CDS encoding cold shock domain-containing protein, with product MGRSQETFNKKEVKNKKEKKRKEKEKKRLIRKESGKKGSFDDMIAYVDENGMITSTPPDPNKKIVIDPSSIELGNTKSDPSDKPDYIRKGVVTFFNDSKGFGFIRDMDNKQSVFVHANNLLDKIKENNVVTFEIGKGPKGATALNVKLFKD from the coding sequence ATGGGAAGATCGCAGGAGACATTCAACAAAAAAGAGGTTAAGAATAAAAAAGAGAAAAAGAGAAAAGAAAAAGAGAAGAAGCGTCTGATCAGAAAAGAGTCTGGAAAAAAAGGCAGCTTCGACGACATGATAGCATATGTTGATGAAAATGGTATGATTACATCAACTCCACCCGATCCCAATAAAAAAATTGTTATTGATCCGAGCAGCATTGAACTCGGAAATACAAAGAGTGACCCATCCGATAAGCCTGATTATATAAGAAAAGGAGTTGTAACCTTCTTTAACGATTCCAAAGGATTCGGATTTATCCGCGACATGGATAACAAACAGAGTGTATTTGTTCATGCAAATAACCTTCTTGATAAAATCAAGGAAAACAATGTTGTGACATTTGAGATTGGAAAAGGCCCTAAGGGAGCGACAGCTTTAAATGTTAAGTTGTTCAAAGATTAG
- a CDS encoding glycogen/starch/alpha-glucan phosphorylase, translating to MAKKTNKGDMGSTNSNGPKIDVRSGMDVESLKQAVTEHLFYQQGRNIVNTSLNDMYMAVSYTIRDRLLQREHKTMNAVFENDARLVSYLSAEFLLGPHLGVNLIALDIFDAMKQAVEELGFNFGEIIAQEEEPGLGNGGLGRLAACYIDSLASLQIPAIGYGIRYEFGIFDQEIRDGWQVEKTDKWLRKGNPWESVRPELAVNVNFGGHTESYTTSDGNVYFRWKPAYKVTGIPCDTPIMGYHVPSCNFLRLWKSEAEESFDFSSFNQGDYYKAVDYKVKSENISKVLYPNDEMLEGKKLRLKQQYFFVSCSLQDMMRIHLRFDGKPKDFHKRWAIQLNDTHPSVSVAELMRILVDEYSVDWDTAWDTTCRTFSYTNHTLLPEALEKWSVGLFAYLIPRVLEIIYEINRRFLTEVSKRFPGDEGKLSRMSLIDETGGKFVRMANLACAGSNAINGVAALHTDLLKEQVLHDWVEMYPGRFYNVTNGVTPRRFVVLSNPGLTRLITDSIGDKWPGKLEELRKLEPFAGDASFREQFRNVKLNNKKLLAALIKERTGIIVDPASMFDIQVKRIHEYKRQHLNVLNIITRYLRIKRNPDIDIAPRTFIFGGKAAPGYYTAKLIIKLINSVGEVINSDPDVKDRLKVVFFPDFNVTNAQIIYPAADLSEQISTAGKEASGTGNMKFSMNGALTIGTLDGANVEIREEVGDKNFFLFGLTSSQVDDAKRNGYNPKFLYDNNEELREVINMINSGHFSKGDRNLFKPLTDNLLWHDPYMLMADYPLYVACQDLVAGTWKNAGKWDEMAILNVARMGKFSSDRSIGDYCEKIWKVKPFRIK from the coding sequence ATGGCAAAGAAGACGAATAAAGGTGATATGGGAAGCACCAACTCAAACGGACCCAAGATAGATGTCCGTAGTGGCATGGATGTAGAATCACTGAAACAGGCTGTTACAGAGCATTTATTTTACCAGCAGGGCAGAAATATAGTGAATACTTCCCTGAATGATATGTATATGGCTGTTTCATATACCATACGTGACAGGTTACTACAGAGAGAACATAAAACAATGAATGCCGTGTTTGAAAATGATGCGCGGCTGGTAAGCTATCTGTCTGCTGAGTTTCTTCTGGGTCCGCATTTAGGAGTTAACCTTATTGCTCTGGATATTTTCGACGCTATGAAACAGGCTGTTGAAGAGCTGGGTTTCAATTTCGGGGAAATAATAGCCCAGGAGGAAGAACCCGGACTGGGCAATGGTGGTCTCGGCCGGCTGGCAGCCTGTTATATTGACTCGCTGGCATCTCTGCAGATACCTGCTATAGGATATGGAATCAGGTATGAGTTTGGGATCTTCGATCAGGAGATCCGCGATGGCTGGCAGGTTGAAAAAACAGACAAGTGGTTGCGTAAAGGTAATCCCTGGGAGAGCGTAAGACCAGAGCTTGCTGTTAACGTAAATTTCGGTGGCCATACCGAGTCATATACCACTTCTGACGGAAATGTATACTTCAGGTGGAAACCGGCTTATAAAGTAACCGGAATACCCTGTGATACACCTATAATGGGATACCATGTACCATCGTGTAATTTCCTGCGCCTGTGGAAATCGGAAGCCGAAGAATCATTCGATTTTTCCTCATTCAACCAGGGTGACTACTATAAAGCTGTGGATTACAAAGTGAAGTCTGAAAATATCAGCAAGGTATTATATCCCAATGATGAGATGCTTGAAGGTAAGAAGCTGCGTCTAAAACAGCAGTATTTCTTCGTATCTTGTTCTCTCCAGGATATGATGAGAATACATCTCAGATTCGATGGTAAGCCTAAGGATTTCCATAAAAGATGGGCTATACAACTTAATGATACACATCCTTCAGTATCTGTTGCCGAACTAATGCGGATACTCGTTGATGAATACAGCGTTGACTGGGACACAGCATGGGATACAACATGCAGAACCTTCAGTTATACTAATCACACTCTCCTCCCCGAAGCCCTTGAAAAATGGTCTGTGGGACTGTTTGCATACCTGATACCACGGGTTCTTGAGATTATTTATGAAATCAATCGCCGCTTTTTGACAGAAGTCAGCAAAAGGTTTCCAGGCGATGAGGGAAAACTCTCCCGAATGTCCCTTATTGATGAAACTGGAGGCAAATTTGTGAGGATGGCTAACCTTGCCTGCGCAGGCAGTAATGCAATAAACGGTGTTGCAGCATTGCATACTGATCTGCTGAAGGAACAGGTATTGCACGACTGGGTTGAAATGTACCCAGGCCGATTCTATAATGTTACAAACGGCGTAACGCCCCGCCGGTTTGTTGTACTGAGCAATCCCGGATTAACCAGGCTTATTACTGATTCTATTGGTGACAAATGGCCCGGTAAGCTGGAGGAACTGAGAAAGCTTGAGCCCTTTGCCGGCGATGCCTCATTCAGGGAACAGTTCAGAAATGTTAAACTCAACAACAAGAAACTTCTTGCTGCACTTATTAAAGAAAGAACGGGTATTATAGTTGATCCGGCTTCAATGTTCGATATACAGGTAAAAAGAATTCATGAGTATAAACGTCAACACCTGAACGTATTGAATATCATTACCCGGTATTTACGCATAAAGCGAAATCCTGATATCGATATTGCACCCCGGACATTTATTTTTGGAGGAAAGGCAGCCCCTGGTTATTATACTGCCAAACTCATTATAAAACTTATTAATTCAGTTGGCGAGGTGATAAACTCTGATCCGGATGTTAAGGACCGGCTCAAGGTGGTCTTCTTTCCTGATTTTAATGTTACAAATGCACAGATTATTTACCCGGCAGCAGACCTTTCAGAACAGATCTCAACAGCCGGTAAAGAAGCCAGTGGTACCGGTAATATGAAGTTTTCAATGAACGGAGCACTGACAATAGGCACACTCGACGGGGCTAATGTTGAGATCCGCGAAGAGGTTGGAGATAAAAATTTCTTCCTTTTCGGCCTCACTTCTTCGCAGGTGGATGACGCAAAACGTAACGGATACAATCCTAAGTTTCTTTACGATAATAACGAAGAGTTGCGCGAAGTGATAAACATGATTAATTCAGGTCATTTCTCAAAAGGCGACCGCAATTTGTTTAAGCCTTTAACCGACAACCTGTTATGGCACGATCCTTATATGCTTATGGCTGATTATCCATTGTATGTTGCCTGCCAGGACCTGGTAGCCGGCACCTGGAAAAATGCCGGTAAATGGGATGAAATGGCAATACTGAATGTCGCCAGAATGGGAAAATTCTCCTCTGACCGCTCTATCGGTGATTATTGTGAAAAGATCTGGAAGGTTAAACCTTTCAGGATCAAATGA
- a CDS encoding fatty acid desaturase: MEKTENINNSSKPDWMTIISRYNKPNALKSWWQVVNSMGPYIILWILMIKSIEISYWLTLLLSVFAAGFMVRIFIIFHDCGHGSFFKSKVLNRIVGIITGLIVFTPYNKWHHEHKIHHQTVGNLDKRGVGDVMTLTVDEYQKLSKWKKLYYRIYRNPVVLFGIAPIIIFTIAQRFPKKNMNLTEKLYVHLSSLALAAAVVALIFLIGWKTFLLVQIPILYIATAHGVWLFYVQHQFRDVLWSKAENWDYMNTALKGSSMFKLPFLLNWFTGNIGYHHIHHLSPMIPNYNLKKCHRENAIFQQVKPITFWSAFESALLKLYDEKSGRLVKFSEI; the protein is encoded by the coding sequence ATGGAAAAAACCGAAAATATAAATAATAGCAGCAAACCCGACTGGATGACTATTATATCAAGGTATAACAAACCCAATGCTCTCAAAAGCTGGTGGCAGGTAGTCAATTCAATGGGACCATATATAATACTATGGATATTAATGATCAAATCTATTGAAATATCTTACTGGCTTACTCTTCTGCTTTCTGTTTTTGCTGCGGGTTTCATGGTAAGGATATTCATAATTTTTCACGACTGCGGGCATGGATCATTCTTCAAATCAAAAGTGCTCAACAGGATTGTTGGAATAATCACAGGCCTCATTGTCTTCACACCATATAATAAATGGCATCACGAGCATAAGATTCATCATCAGACAGTCGGGAATCTTGACAAACGGGGAGTGGGTGATGTTATGACACTTACAGTTGATGAGTATCAGAAGCTATCAAAGTGGAAGAAGCTTTATTACCGGATCTACCGTAACCCGGTAGTTCTTTTCGGAATTGCACCGATAATTATTTTTACAATTGCTCAGAGGTTTCCAAAAAAAAATATGAACTTAACCGAGAAACTTTACGTTCATTTATCAAGCCTAGCTCTGGCAGCAGCTGTAGTCGCTCTCATTTTTCTTATTGGCTGGAAGACTTTTCTTCTTGTCCAGATTCCGATCCTGTATATAGCAACTGCGCACGGAGTATGGCTATTTTACGTACAGCATCAGTTCAGAGATGTTTTATGGTCTAAGGCTGAGAACTGGGATTACATGAACACAGCATTAAAGGGCAGTTCTATGTTTAAACTTCCTTTTCTTCTGAACTGGTTCACCGGAAATATAGGATATCATCATATCCACCATCTGAGTCCAATGATCCCGAATTATAATCTGAAAAAATGTCACAGGGAAAATGCAATATTTCAGCAGGTAAAGCCAATTACATTCTGGAGTGCATTTGAATCGGCACTTTTAAAGCTGTATGATGAAAAGAGCGGCAGGCTGGTAAAATTCAGCGAAATTTAA
- a CDS encoding ABC transporter permease: MLKYFFKIALRYLWQKRTYSLLIYLCLTFGLTCAIITLLYIRNVYSYDRFHKNYDRIYSVEAWVTYFNGDRFPKEYLSASLSDLLKEAAPEAQEITRTAAQDFTFITGDKAFTGTGLYADSNFFSVFTFPLVSPGKTNILTGPNSILVSESMAVRFFQSTDCEGKTLIVKENGKEKSFNIAGIFKDVPRQSLLQFDFVIPFSGFLSENTRATDPGSTANQTWIVLKDNAEKLYVENKIRDLIKDEETTLNQELFLFPLKEKILYSYAGGKRVWNEMQNIAIAGSIGFAILLIACFNYINLSIALNFRRYREAGIKKAAGAGRSSVAIQYLGETFILTAISLLSSLILVMALLPGLNAILSFDIHFSPDPVIIGILIAVALFTGLVSGLLPALYLASSNPVDALKGKLITSHSYSFFRQTLIVFQFTIPVVLIICMMIIRAQDSYMRNYDLGVDRDRTIILNTTTNIQKHAESVKADLLAIPGIDAVSFTNCIPGRGAKVSGEVSWNGKDITEQILFWCVNSDFDYNKTVTVNIADGRFFDPAFSTDSVSYLINDIAAGVIKNTNPVGSTITVEGQKGTVIGVFKDFHAIDLAGPLVPTIMRIKPDEQPTILVKYSSGSFLTVSNKIREVYHAYETEEPYRAILFRDLISYSNLNLPSQLVGLAFIIALILACMGLFGLASFTSENRTKEIGIRKANGATTLSVMRLLLTNYCKWLLISVLMAVPLALMIGRIFLGRFFFHTPVPVWAFVSGPLLAILVALLTVSSQTWNVASRNPVRSLRYE, translated from the coding sequence ATGCTAAAATATTTCTTTAAGATAGCTCTCCGCTATTTATGGCAAAAAAGAACATACAGTCTGCTCATTTATTTATGTCTGACATTCGGACTAACCTGCGCAATTATTACTCTCCTCTATATCAGGAATGTATATAGTTATGACAGGTTTCATAAGAATTATGATAGAATCTATTCAGTTGAAGCCTGGGTAACATACTTCAATGGAGACCGTTTTCCTAAAGAGTACCTTTCAGCTTCTCTTTCAGATCTGCTGAAGGAAGCGGCTCCCGAAGCACAGGAAATAACCCGGACAGCAGCACAGGATTTTACTTTTATCACCGGTGATAAAGCGTTTACCGGGACCGGATTATATGCCGATAGTAACTTCTTCAGTGTTTTCACTTTCCCTCTTGTCAGTCCGGGCAAAACCAATATACTGACGGGTCCGAACTCAATTCTGGTATCTGAAAGCATGGCTGTCAGGTTCTTTCAGAGCACAGACTGTGAAGGAAAAACACTGATAGTTAAAGAGAACGGAAAAGAGAAGTCTTTTAATATAGCCGGAATCTTTAAAGATGTTCCGCGTCAGTCTCTCCTGCAATTTGACTTTGTTATTCCCTTTTCAGGATTTCTGTCAGAGAATACCCGGGCTACTGACCCTGGTTCAACAGCTAATCAAACCTGGATTGTATTAAAGGACAATGCTGAAAAATTGTATGTTGAGAACAAGATCAGAGATCTTATCAAAGACGAGGAAACAACTCTTAATCAGGAGCTGTTCCTGTTTCCTCTGAAAGAAAAGATCCTGTACTCATATGCCGGAGGAAAAAGGGTATGGAATGAAATGCAGAATATCGCAATTGCAGGTTCCATAGGTTTTGCAATTCTTCTGATTGCATGTTTCAATTATATAAACCTTTCAATTGCCTTAAATTTCAGAAGGTATCGCGAAGCGGGAATAAAAAAGGCAGCGGGTGCAGGCAGGTCTTCTGTTGCAATTCAGTACCTCGGCGAAACATTCATATTAACAGCAATTAGCCTTCTGAGTTCTCTTATTTTAGTAATGGCATTACTTCCGGGCTTAAATGCAATACTCAGCTTTGATATTCATTTCAGTCCCGACCCTGTAATAATCGGTATTCTTATTGCAGTTGCCCTGTTTACAGGCCTGGTCTCAGGATTACTTCCGGCCCTGTATCTTGCATCATCCAATCCTGTGGATGCCCTTAAGGGGAAACTGATCACCAGTCACAGCTATAGTTTTTTCAGGCAAACTCTTATTGTATTCCAGTTCACAATACCTGTGGTTCTGATTATATGCATGATGATAATAAGGGCCCAGGACAGTTACATGCGAAATTACGACCTTGGAGTAGACAGGGACAGGACAATTATACTTAATACTACAACCAATATACAGAAACATGCAGAAAGTGTTAAGGCTGATTTGCTTGCCATTCCGGGTATTGATGCAGTAAGCTTTACTAACTGTATTCCCGGACGCGGTGCAAAGGTTTCGGGTGAAGTCAGCTGGAATGGAAAGGATATCACCGAACAAATACTTTTCTGGTGTGTCAATTCGGATTTTGATTATAACAAAACGGTAACAGTAAACATTGCCGATGGCAGATTTTTCGATCCTGCCTTTTCAACAGATTCTGTTTCCTATCTCATAAATGATATTGCAGCCGGAGTGATAAAAAACACAAATCCGGTTGGATCGACAATCACCGTTGAGGGACAAAAAGGTACTGTTATAGGTGTCTTTAAGGATTTTCACGCAATTGATCTGGCCGGTCCTCTTGTACCAACAATTATGCGCATCAAACCAGATGAACAGCCAACTATTCTGGTAAAGTATTCATCAGGTTCATTTTTAACAGTAAGCAACAAAATTAGGGAAGTTTACCATGCATATGAGACAGAAGAGCCATACAGGGCAATATTATTTCGTGATCTGATCTCATACTCTAATCTGAATCTGCCATCACAACTGGTTGGTCTTGCATTCATAATCGCGCTTATTCTTGCCTGCATGGGATTATTTGGACTGGCTTCCTTCACTTCTGAAAACCGTACAAAAGAAATAGGGATCAGGAAGGCCAACGGAGCCACAACCTTATCTGTGATGCGACTGTTGCTAACAAATTATTGTAAATGGCTTTTAATATCAGTTCTTATGGCTGTTCCATTGGCATTAATGATTGGCAGGATATTTCTCGGAAGGTTCTTTTTCCATACTCCGGTTCCTGTCTGGGCTTTTGTTTCAGGACCTTTGCTGGCCATACTGGTCGCATTACTGACGGTTAGCTCACAGACGTGGAATGTTGCAAGCCGGAATCCGGTAAGGTCGCTCAGGTATGAATAA